In Paractinoplanes brasiliensis, the following proteins share a genomic window:
- the nusG gene encoding transcription termination/antitermination protein NusG, whose amino-acid sequence MPEYDDETAQSVDEQSSVATADNDESVEAAEPQESAEPQDAVEATAAPAPAVEDDEDFDPVQELRQKLRYAPGDWYVVHSYAGYENKVKTNLETRITSLDMEDFIFQVEVPTREEVEVKGGKRVQVNNKVFPGYILVRMDLTPESYSCVRNTPGVTGFVGATDRVDRPAPLSLDEVLKWLAPAVEQEEKKAKPEVKVLDFEVGDSVTVTDGAFASLPASISEINADQQKLKVLVSIFGRETPVELNFNQVAKI is encoded by the coding sequence GTGCCTGAGTACGACGACGAGACCGCGCAGTCCGTCGACGAGCAGTCGTCGGTGGCCACGGCGGACAACGACGAGTCGGTCGAGGCCGCCGAGCCGCAGGAGTCCGCCGAGCCGCAGGACGCGGTCGAGGCGACGGCCGCCCCCGCGCCGGCCGTCGAGGACGATGAGGACTTCGACCCGGTGCAGGAGCTTCGGCAGAAGCTGCGGTACGCGCCGGGCGACTGGTATGTCGTGCACTCCTACGCGGGCTACGAGAACAAGGTCAAGACCAACCTCGAGACCCGCATCACGAGCCTCGACATGGAGGACTTCATCTTCCAGGTCGAGGTGCCGACCCGCGAAGAGGTCGAGGTCAAGGGCGGCAAGCGCGTCCAGGTCAACAACAAGGTCTTCCCGGGCTACATCCTCGTCCGGATGGACCTGACGCCCGAGTCGTACTCCTGTGTCCGGAACACGCCCGGTGTGACCGGTTTCGTGGGTGCGACCGACCGCGTCGACCGGCCCGCCCCGCTCTCGCTCGACGAGGTGCTGAAGTGGCTGGCGCCGGCGGTCGAGCAGGAGGAAAAGAAGGCCAAGCCGGAGGTCAAGGTGCTCGACTTCGAGGTCGGCGACTCGGTCACGGTCACCGACGGCGCGTTCGCCTCGCTGCCCGCCTCGATCAGCGAAATTAATGCCGACCAGCAGAAGTTGAAGGTTCTGGTCTCCATCTTCGGCCGCGAGACGCCGGTGGAGCTGAACTTCAACCAGGTCGCCAAGATCTGA
- the secE gene encoding preprotein translocase subunit SecE: MADDRKRPGDAGDPADDEVFDDAVEDDKDAADGDEPVGRGGTAVAERSARPKKEVRRTGFFGRIGGFFREVVSELRKVIWPTRKELLTYTTIVIVFVTVVTTIVGLLDLGLGKAILWAFGG, from the coding sequence ATGGCCGACGACAGGAAACGACCCGGTGACGCCGGCGACCCTGCCGACGACGAGGTGTTCGACGACGCCGTCGAGGACGACAAGGACGCCGCCGACGGCGACGAGCCCGTAGGCCGCGGCGGCACCGCCGTCGCGGAGCGTTCGGCCCGGCCGAAGAAAGAGGTCCGCCGGACAGGCTTCTTCGGGCGGATCGGCGGTTTCTTCCGTGAGGTCGTCAGCGAGCTGCGTAAGGTCATCTGGCCCACGCGCAAGGAGCTCCTGACCTACACGACGATCGTGATCGTCTTCGTGACGGTCGTGACCACCATCGTCGGCCTGCTGGACCTCGGCCTGGGCAAGGCCATCCTCTGGGCGTTCGGCGGCTGA
- a CDS encoding MaoC family dehydratase — MSETLEPQTFRVTRADLVRYAGASGDFNTIHWSDRIATSVGLPGVIAHGMLTMALVGRAVTAWAGAPDAVVEYSVRFARPVPVPDTDEGTEVVVTGTVKGTTDEGLTKLALTATCQGEKVLSLAQATIRKR; from the coding sequence GTGAGCGAGACGCTGGAACCGCAGACCTTTCGGGTCACCCGGGCCGACCTGGTGCGTTACGCGGGCGCCTCGGGCGACTTCAACACCATCCACTGGAGCGACCGGATCGCCACGAGCGTCGGCCTGCCCGGGGTCATCGCCCACGGCATGCTGACCATGGCCCTGGTCGGCCGGGCGGTCACCGCCTGGGCCGGCGCGCCCGACGCCGTCGTGGAATACAGCGTGCGGTTCGCCCGCCCGGTTCCCGTCCCCGACACCGACGAGGGCACCGAGGTGGTCGTCACCGGCACGGTCAAGGGGACCACCGACGAGGGCCTGACCAAGCTGGCGCTCACGGCCACCTGCCAGGGCGAAAAGGTGCTCTCCCTGGCTCAGGCGACGATCCGTAAGCGCTAG
- a CDS encoding MaoC family dehydratase N-terminal domain-containing protein: MPLDPSFVGRSWPATEPYQVGREKIREFARAIGAADAEYHDPEAARAIGYADVVAPPTFPVVITMAANRQIIEDPALGLDYSRVVHGDQRFAYKRPVVAGDELVCVNSVDDITSRGGHDFLTTRTEVTTVAGEPVVTVWSKLVQRGTE, translated from the coding sequence ATGCCCCTGGACCCGTCCTTCGTCGGCCGCAGCTGGCCGGCCACCGAGCCCTACCAGGTCGGACGCGAAAAGATCCGCGAGTTCGCTCGCGCGATCGGCGCCGCCGACGCCGAATATCACGATCCCGAGGCGGCCCGGGCCATCGGCTACGCCGACGTCGTGGCCCCGCCCACGTTCCCGGTCGTGATCACGATGGCGGCGAACCGGCAGATCATTGAGGACCCGGCGCTCGGGCTCGACTACAGCCGCGTCGTGCACGGCGACCAGAGGTTCGCGTACAAGCGCCCGGTCGTGGCCGGCGACGAGCTGGTCTGCGTCAACTCGGTCGACGACATCACCTCGCGCGGCGGTCACGACTTCCTGACCACCCGCACCGAGGTCACCACCGTGGCCGGCGAGCCCGTCGTCACGGTCTGGTCCAAGCTGGTGCAAAGAGGTACGGAGTGA
- the rpmG gene encoding 50S ribosomal protein L33 — MAKATDVRPKITLACTECKDRNYITRKNRRNDPDRVELKKFCPRDGKHTLHRETR, encoded by the coding sequence GTGGCCAAGGCGACCGACGTCCGTCCGAAGATCACTTTGGCTTGTACGGAGTGCAAGGACCGGAACTACATCACCCGGAAGAACCGGCGTAACGACCCCGACCGGGTCGAGCTGAAGAAGTTCTGCCCGCGTGACGGCAAGCACACCCTGCACCGCGAGACCCGCTGA
- a CDS encoding putative bifunctional diguanylate cyclase/phosphodiesterase encodes MGGQPRRAKRSAQYAWLITNPLGLFALVCVIAFWVHDPRWWTDSWLGGLVALVGIIVAYIGVINVVIRRSTFSIYITEVPFLLALYYLPPTVVILVVTLAVLIVQLTRRAPVVASKLWFNVAKSAAGAAAAVLVIEAAPRMRGAGPGTWAILFAAVGVFVLVEVLSMAAVMAVVQGPRAGQEVLRGSLPVWAMAGVNAVIGLVFLVALVATRWSALLLAVLVVALILMLRSFAEFFRQHRTLADVYELTRAVRDEGSSTALPDVMLGRVQALMRSEYATLWIAPQGLHPEVLLTARVENKGLLDISPTPAAVREGAVADGHTAAVGPQFAEHESLRPTLRDSKVKDVIVVPLRSGQTPIGTLEVVNRLGDSRTFRSADVQVLETIAAHVAVAVENARLVERLRYDAYHDRLTGLPNRRRITDALAESVKVRAEDEVVAVLLFDVDGQRDVNESMGHAAGDKLLAEVAGRLRSIAGPGALVGRIGGDEFVVTMRAESTDATVQLATDMREQLRGPMTVGTLTLDVDTAVGVSVYPDHGGDPEMLLQRAELAGNAAKVLPYGVQLFHPALESRAVRRLGIAADLRTALDSGALDVYFQPKVTLGDRHLVGVECLARWQHPAQGEVAPEDFVAVAEHTGQLSRLTEVVLTEGLRRCREWADQERPLSIAVNLSVRTLLDSRFPGQVAALLEQYGVAAAQVTFEISEPGMLNDIERVLPTLYRLRDLGVRLSVDDFGTGASSLSYLRQWPVHEVKIDDSFVQGMATDTGDLAIVRAVISLAREFGLTVVAEGVESELTLDLLEEMGCEIGQGYLFSRPLPYERLEAWFSAQTEPATTDAGEVRRLRAVI; translated from the coding sequence ATGGGCGGGCAACCGCGGCGAGCAAAGCGTTCCGCGCAGTACGCCTGGTTGATCACCAACCCGCTCGGTCTCTTCGCGCTCGTCTGCGTCATCGCCTTCTGGGTCCATGACCCGAGGTGGTGGACAGACTCCTGGCTCGGTGGCCTTGTCGCGCTCGTAGGAATCATCGTCGCGTACATCGGCGTGATCAACGTCGTGATCCGGCGGAGCACGTTCAGCATCTACATCACCGAGGTGCCGTTCCTCCTCGCGCTCTATTACCTCCCGCCGACCGTGGTCATCCTCGTGGTGACCCTGGCGGTGCTGATCGTCCAGCTCACCCGGCGCGCCCCGGTGGTGGCGAGCAAGCTCTGGTTCAACGTCGCGAAATCGGCCGCCGGCGCCGCTGCGGCCGTCCTGGTGATCGAGGCGGCCCCCCGGATGCGCGGCGCGGGGCCCGGCACCTGGGCCATCCTGTTCGCCGCTGTCGGCGTTTTCGTGCTGGTCGAGGTCCTGAGCATGGCGGCTGTGATGGCCGTGGTGCAGGGGCCCCGGGCCGGTCAGGAAGTGTTGCGCGGCTCCCTGCCGGTCTGGGCGATGGCCGGGGTCAACGCCGTGATCGGCCTGGTCTTCCTGGTCGCGCTGGTCGCCACCCGCTGGTCGGCGCTGCTGCTGGCCGTGCTGGTGGTCGCGCTGATCCTCATGTTGCGCTCGTTCGCCGAGTTCTTCCGGCAGCATCGCACGCTGGCCGACGTCTACGAGCTCACCCGGGCGGTCCGTGACGAGGGCAGCAGCACCGCCCTGCCCGACGTCATGCTCGGCCGGGTGCAGGCGTTGATGCGCTCGGAGTACGCCACCCTCTGGATAGCGCCGCAGGGACTGCACCCCGAGGTGCTGCTCACCGCGCGCGTCGAGAACAAGGGCCTGCTCGACATCTCCCCGACACCCGCGGCGGTCCGCGAGGGCGCGGTCGCCGACGGGCACACGGCCGCCGTCGGTCCCCAGTTCGCCGAGCACGAGTCGCTGCGCCCCACCCTGCGCGACTCCAAGGTCAAGGACGTCATCGTCGTGCCGCTGCGGTCGGGTCAGACCCCGATCGGCACTCTCGAGGTGGTCAACCGGCTCGGCGACTCCCGCACCTTCCGCTCGGCCGACGTGCAGGTGCTCGAGACGATCGCCGCACACGTCGCGGTCGCGGTCGAGAACGCCCGGCTGGTCGAACGGCTGCGCTACGACGCGTATCACGACCGCCTGACCGGCCTGCCCAACCGGCGCCGGATCACCGACGCGCTGGCCGAGTCGGTCAAGGTGCGCGCCGAGGACGAGGTGGTCGCGGTCCTGCTCTTCGACGTGGACGGTCAGCGGGACGTCAACGAGTCGATGGGCCACGCCGCCGGCGACAAGCTCCTGGCCGAGGTGGCCGGGCGGCTGCGCTCGATCGCCGGGCCGGGCGCCCTGGTCGGCCGCATCGGCGGTGACGAGTTCGTGGTGACGATGCGCGCCGAGAGCACCGACGCCACCGTCCAGCTCGCCACCGACATGCGCGAACAGCTGCGCGGCCCGATGACGGTCGGCACGCTCACCCTCGACGTCGACACCGCCGTGGGCGTGTCCGTCTATCCCGACCACGGCGGCGACCCCGAGATGTTGCTCCAACGGGCCGAGCTCGCGGGCAATGCGGCCAAGGTCCTCCCGTACGGGGTGCAGTTGTTCCACCCCGCGCTCGAGTCGCGCGCCGTCCGTCGTCTGGGCATCGCGGCCGATCTGCGCACGGCCCTCGACAGCGGCGCGCTCGACGTCTACTTCCAGCCCAAGGTCACGCTGGGTGACCGTCACCTCGTCGGCGTCGAGTGCCTGGCCCGGTGGCAGCACCCGGCCCAGGGCGAGGTGGCGCCGGAAGACTTCGTGGCCGTCGCCGAGCACACCGGCCAGCTCTCCCGCCTGACCGAGGTCGTGCTGACCGAGGGGCTGCGGCGCTGCCGTGAGTGGGCCGACCAGGAGCGCCCGCTCTCGATCGCGGTGAACCTGTCGGTCCGTACGCTGCTCGACTCCCGCTTCCCCGGTCAGGTCGCCGCGCTGCTCGAGCAGTACGGCGTGGCCGCGGCCCAGGTCACGTTCGAGATCTCCGAGCCCGGCATGCTCAACGACATCGAGCGCGTGCTGCCCACGCTTTACCGCCTGCGCGACCTCGGGGTCCGGCTCAGTGTCGACGACTTCGGCACTGGCGCGTCGTCACTGTCGTATCTGCGGCAGTGGCCGGTGCACGAGGTGAAGATCGACGACAGCTTCGTCCAGGGCATGGCGACCGACACCGGTGACCTCGCGATCGTGCGCGCCGTGATCAGCCTGGCTCGTGAGTTCGGTCTCACCGTGGTGGCCGAGGGGGTGGAGAGCGAGCTCACCCTCGACCTGCTCGAGGAGATGGGCTGCGAGATCGGCCAGGGCTACCTGTTCAGCCGCCCTCTGCCGTACGAGCGGCTGGAGGCCTGGTTCAGCGCCCAGACCGAGCCTGCGACCACCGACGCGGGCGAGGTCAGAAGGCTCCGCGCGGTGATCTGA
- a CDS encoding sulfurtransferase — translation MIEPVVSPEWVRSHHDRVILADVRAYLDGRKGADAYARGHLPGAVFVDLDTDLAAPPTASDGRHPLPDPARFAERMSALGIGVNDTVIAYDDAGGVMAARLVWMLRALGQDAALLDGGINAYGEERETRTPRRPRADFPVRPWPADRLASLTDATSGDFVVLDARQPERFRGESEPIDPRPGHIPGARNVPCRENVDAEGRFHPAEILRERFLAAGVGDGVDVVSYCGSGVTACHNLLALERAGFAPGRLYPGSWSQYSSTALPAATGE, via the coding sequence GTGATCGAGCCGGTCGTCAGCCCCGAGTGGGTTCGCAGTCATCACGACCGGGTGATCCTGGCCGACGTCCGCGCCTACCTCGACGGGCGCAAGGGCGCCGACGCGTACGCCCGGGGGCACCTGCCCGGCGCTGTCTTCGTCGACCTGGACACGGATCTCGCGGCCCCGCCCACCGCGTCCGACGGGCGCCATCCGCTGCCGGACCCCGCGCGCTTCGCCGAGCGGATGTCGGCGCTGGGCATCGGGGTGAACGACACCGTGATCGCGTACGACGACGCGGGCGGTGTGATGGCGGCCCGGCTCGTCTGGATGCTGCGTGCGCTGGGGCAGGACGCCGCCCTGCTCGACGGCGGGATCAACGCGTACGGGGAGGAACGCGAGACCCGCACCCCCCGGCGTCCGCGTGCGGATTTCCCCGTACGCCCGTGGCCCGCCGACCGCCTGGCGAGCCTGACCGACGCGACGTCCGGCGACTTCGTCGTGCTCGACGCACGCCAGCCCGAGCGCTTCCGGGGCGAGAGCGAGCCGATCGACCCCCGGCCCGGCCACATTCCCGGCGCCCGCAACGTCCCCTGCCGCGAGAACGTCGACGCCGAGGGCCGTTTCCACCCGGCCGAGATCCTGCGCGAGCGGTTCCTCGCGGCCGGCGTCGGCGACGGTGTGGACGTGGTGTCGTACTGCGGCTCGGGCGTCACCGCCTGCCACAACCTGCTGGCCCTGGAGCGCGCCGGGTTCGCCCCCGGCCGCCTCTATCCCGGATCCTGGTCGCAGTACAGCTCGACCGCTCTGCCCGCCGCGACGGGAGAGTAG
- a CDS encoding YajQ family cyclic di-GMP-binding protein, translating to MAASPSFDIVSKVDQQEVDNAFHQAEKELGTRFDFRGTGTSLAKSGDSGVTITSETEERASAALDVFKEKLVKRNISLKSLDAGEPRQSGKTYKIDCKIVEGIETDKAKAISKKIRDEGPKGVQAQIQGDQLRVTGKKRDDLQAVIALLKAEDFGVALQFTNYR from the coding sequence ATGGCAGCCAGCCCGTCCTTCGACATCGTGAGCAAGGTCGACCAGCAGGAGGTGGACAACGCGTTCCACCAGGCGGAGAAGGAGCTCGGCACCCGGTTCGACTTCCGGGGCACCGGCACCAGCCTCGCCAAGTCGGGTGACTCCGGGGTCACCATCACCTCGGAGACCGAGGAAAGGGCGAGCGCCGCGCTCGACGTCTTCAAGGAGAAGCTGGTCAAGCGCAACATCTCGCTCAAGTCCCTGGACGCGGGGGAGCCCCGGCAGTCCGGCAAGACGTACAAGATCGACTGCAAGATCGTCGAGGGCATCGAGACCGACAAGGCCAAGGCGATCAGCAAGAAGATCCGCGACGAGGGCCCCAAGGGCGTGCAGGCCCAGATCCAGGGCGACCAGCTGCGGGTCACCGGCAAGAAGCGGGACGACCTGCAGGCCGTGATCGCCCTGCTCAAGGCCGAGGACTTCGGAGTCGCGCTCCAGTTCACCAATTACCGCTGA
- a CDS encoding MOSC domain-containing protein — MTDGKVLSVNVGVARPNPAKRDTGLTGIDKLPVDHAVDVRAPGPKTTGLHSGVVGDPIGDIRHHGGDDQAVYAYSREDYDWWEASLGRSLPAGMFGENMTTAGLDLNRTLIGEVWRVGDVLELQPTFGRIPCATFQTKMGEKQWLKRFAREARTGTYLRVVTPGPLRAGDPIEIVHRPATSIGVSEAFDIYMHRSEELERLLVAEALPADLRDEIERRVARG; from the coding sequence ATGACAGACGGCAAGGTGCTTTCGGTGAACGTGGGCGTCGCCCGCCCCAACCCGGCCAAGCGCGACACCGGCCTGACCGGCATCGACAAACTGCCGGTCGACCACGCTGTCGACGTGCGCGCCCCCGGTCCCAAGACGACCGGCCTGCACAGCGGCGTGGTCGGCGACCCGATCGGCGACATCCGCCACCACGGCGGCGACGACCAGGCCGTGTACGCGTACTCCCGCGAGGACTACGACTGGTGGGAGGCGTCGCTGGGCCGGTCGCTGCCCGCCGGCATGTTCGGCGAGAACATGACCACCGCCGGCCTCGACCTCAACCGGACGCTGATCGGCGAGGTCTGGCGGGTCGGCGACGTGCTCGAGCTGCAGCCCACGTTCGGGCGGATCCCGTGCGCCACGTTCCAGACCAAGATGGGTGAGAAGCAGTGGTTGAAAAGGTTCGCCCGCGAGGCCCGCACCGGCACCTACCTGCGGGTGGTCACGCCCGGCCCGCTGCGCGCCGGTGACCCGATCGAGATCGTCCACCGCCCGGCGACGAGCATCGGCGTCTCCGAGGCCTTCGACATCTACATGCACCGCTCCGAGGAGCTCGAGCGGTTGCTGGTCGCCGAGGCGCTGCCGGCCGACCTGCGTGACGAGATCGAGCGCCGAGTGGCCCGGGGCTGA
- a CDS encoding acyltransferase family protein, with the protein MNSSVHTPLVSRQPPLPRPDGAGSGASPASSPASGPHIGFRPDIEGLRAIAVVLVVLSHAGIHVFAGGYVGVDVFFVISGFLITTLLLKELGKTGTISLPRFYARRAIRLLPVSTVVLVATVVGAWLWLPATRFPSISLDALFSTFYGINWRLAYEGTDYLNATAAPSPLQHLWSLAVEEQFYLIWPLLLLVVWAGRRANRRALFALSALVVVSLAVSVQQTTSAAPWAYFGSHTRAWELGIGALVAVGGSFLRRTPKALAAVLTWGGLAAVVIAAVTYDEATAFPGYHALLPVLGTAAVIAGGTSAEGWGAGKLIGTAPFRFVGKLSYGWYLWHWPVLMIWPAAFTRDPGVRSNLIFAVAALGLAWVTYHTVENPIRTRPALRRRARNGLTLGVILSASAAIFAVLVSQFPPSLPTGPVAADTRAEVAAAADPQARLTELITASVGGATLPRNLNPKVTDAGAESPRIYDDQCHFNYTQVKQNRKCVYGDPAGTRTMYLIGDSHAAHWFPAMDDVARDNGWKLVALTKAACQLPQVLTYNSALKRNYTECVKWRNQILERVVAAKPDLLVMASNDLDNGGIVGDDGRIIDIAGFEDDPVWVQRWEQTWAKLDGIPKVLLQDTPWPSQDAPECAAENARRLAKCDRSLTKAIAEQNRRTLVAEAARGAGVRVIDPTPWFCSDTKCPVVVGNVLVYKDNSHMTPAYAHAIAPLLDRALFPPR; encoded by the coding sequence ATGAATTCTTCAGTCCACACGCCCCTCGTCAGCCGGCAGCCTCCGCTGCCGCGCCCCGACGGCGCAGGCTCCGGGGCTTCCCCGGCGTCCTCGCCCGCTTCGGGTCCGCACATCGGGTTCCGGCCGGACATCGAAGGACTGCGGGCCATCGCGGTCGTGCTCGTGGTGCTCAGCCATGCGGGGATCCACGTCTTCGCCGGCGGCTACGTCGGTGTGGACGTCTTCTTCGTGATCTCCGGCTTCCTGATCACGACGTTGCTGCTCAAGGAACTGGGCAAGACCGGCACGATCTCGCTCCCCCGCTTCTATGCCCGGCGCGCGATCCGGTTGCTGCCGGTCTCCACCGTGGTGCTGGTGGCCACGGTCGTCGGGGCGTGGCTCTGGCTGCCCGCGACCCGGTTCCCGTCGATCTCGCTCGACGCCCTGTTCAGCACGTTCTACGGCATCAACTGGCGGCTCGCGTACGAGGGGACCGACTACCTCAACGCCACCGCCGCGCCCTCGCCGCTGCAGCACCTGTGGTCGCTCGCGGTCGAGGAGCAGTTCTATCTGATCTGGCCGCTGCTGCTGCTCGTCGTCTGGGCCGGGCGCCGGGCCAATCGGCGGGCCCTCTTCGCGCTGAGCGCCCTGGTCGTGGTCTCGCTCGCGGTCAGCGTGCAGCAGACGACCAGCGCCGCGCCGTGGGCCTACTTCGGCTCGCACACCCGTGCCTGGGAGCTGGGCATCGGAGCGCTGGTCGCGGTGGGTGGCAGCTTCCTTCGCCGTACGCCGAAAGCCTTGGCCGCCGTGCTCACATGGGGCGGCCTCGCGGCTGTCGTCATCGCCGCCGTCACCTACGACGAGGCGACCGCTTTCCCCGGCTATCACGCCCTGCTGCCCGTGCTCGGCACCGCCGCGGTGATCGCCGGGGGCACGAGCGCCGAGGGATGGGGCGCCGGCAAGCTGATCGGCACCGCCCCGTTCCGGTTCGTCGGCAAGCTGTCGTACGGCTGGTACCTGTGGCACTGGCCGGTCCTGATGATCTGGCCGGCCGCGTTCACGCGCGACCCCGGCGTCAGGAGCAATCTGATCTTCGCGGTCGCTGCCCTCGGCCTGGCGTGGGTGACCTACCACACGGTGGAGAACCCGATCAGGACGCGGCCGGCGCTGCGCAGGCGCGCTCGCAACGGTTTGACGCTGGGCGTGATCCTGTCCGCCTCGGCAGCGATCTTCGCAGTGCTCGTCAGCCAGTTCCCGCCGTCGCTGCCGACCGGCCCGGTCGCCGCCGACACCCGAGCCGAGGTGGCCGCCGCGGCCGACCCGCAGGCCCGCCTGACCGAGCTGATCACCGCCTCGGTCGGCGGCGCCACACTGCCCCGGAATCTGAACCCGAAGGTCACGGACGCCGGGGCGGAGAGCCCGCGGATCTACGACGACCAGTGCCACTTCAACTACACGCAGGTCAAGCAGAACAGGAAGTGCGTGTACGGCGACCCGGCGGGCACCCGGACGATGTACCTGATCGGTGACTCGCACGCCGCCCACTGGTTCCCGGCGATGGACGACGTGGCCCGCGACAACGGCTGGAAGCTGGTCGCGCTGACCAAGGCGGCCTGTCAGTTGCCGCAGGTGCTGACCTACAACTCGGCCCTCAAGCGGAACTACACCGAGTGCGTGAAATGGCGCAACCAGATCCTGGAGCGGGTCGTCGCGGCCAAACCCGACCTGCTGGTGATGGCCTCCAACGATCTCGACAACGGCGGCATCGTCGGCGACGACGGCCGCATCATCGACATCGCCGGCTTCGAGGACGACCCGGTCTGGGTGCAGCGGTGGGAGCAGACCTGGGCCAAGCTCGACGGCATTCCGAAGGTGCTGCTGCAGGACACGCCGTGGCCCAGCCAGGACGCTCCCGAGTGCGCGGCCGAGAACGCGCGCCGGCTCGCCAAGTGCGACCGGTCGCTGACCAAGGCGATCGCCGAGCAGAACCGCCGTACGCTGGTGGCCGAGGCGGCCCGGGGAGCCGGGGTCCGCGTGATCGACCCGACGCCGTGGTTCTGCAGCGACACGAAATGCCCGGTCGTGGTCGGCAACGTCCTGGTCTACAAGGACAACAGCCACATGACGCCGGCTTACGCCCACGCGATCGCGCCGCTGCTCGACCGGGCGTTGTTCCCGCCTCGCTGA
- a CDS encoding DUF1707 SHOCT-like domain-containing protein translates to MAKEVRADIETMRAADADRQKVADQLKTALDEGRLTLHEYDERVALAYSSKTYQELLMLLTDLPRPGLSASEVRARHEAEQRRAARRLPTAMLVLWTIWASLTVVNLVVYALVALGADDVYPWPVWMLVPGAALAAVTVGVQVIRHQQR, encoded by the coding sequence ATGGCGAAAGAGGTCCGGGCCGACATCGAGACGATGCGGGCCGCCGATGCTGATCGTCAAAAGGTTGCCGATCAGCTCAAGACGGCGCTCGACGAGGGCAGGCTCACGCTGCACGAATATGACGAGCGAGTCGCGCTGGCCTATTCGTCCAAGACGTATCAGGAGCTGCTGATGCTTCTGACCGATCTGCCCCGGCCGGGTCTGAGCGCGAGCGAGGTGCGCGCCCGCCACGAGGCCGAGCAACGCCGGGCCGCCCGCCGCCTGCCCACCGCCATGCTGGTGCTGTGGACGATCTGGGCCTCACTGACGGTGGTCAACCTGGTCGTCTACGCCCTGGTCGCGCTCGGCGCCGACGACGTCTATCCGTGGCCGGTCTGGATGCTCGTCCCCGGCGCCGCGCTGGCGGCGGTGACCGTCGGAGTGCAGGTCATCCGCCACCAGCAGCGCTGA
- a CDS encoding MFS transporter: MAALRQYLGVWQLPGGRVLLSVGILARLGIGMTPLALLLLVQQATGRYAAAGLAGGVYALAGAALSPVAGRLADRIGPAPILAVTAVLHPLALVALVLTSRGGAGVLPWIFVIAAVAGATYPPLSAAIRRAWTDMTEPGSGQHHLRGAAIAAETSLFELVFVLGPILVAAFVVVTSPATALLGAAVATLIGTLWISRLPVMRRPHRSVADDAARGLGPLKVSGFPALLICVIALGIAFGAAGVIVPAYAGQHGGGDGLGGVLLGIWGVGSAIGGIWFGTRRPAMELPRQFAWLLGAVSLSFLVLAFMPSPLWLGVALVLGGAVIAPALTVETNLVGRLTPPAMLNEAYTWVVTVSVAGSAAGGALAGAIVDQPGGLGWAFAFAAAVLMVAALVAAVPHGSIARADRLATARLTEALSR, from the coding sequence GTGGCCGCGTTGCGTCAGTACCTGGGCGTTTGGCAACTGCCGGGCGGGCGGGTCTTGCTCAGCGTGGGCATCCTGGCCCGGCTCGGCATCGGCATGACCCCATTGGCCCTGCTCCTGCTGGTGCAGCAGGCCACCGGCCGCTACGCAGCGGCCGGCCTCGCGGGTGGGGTCTACGCGCTGGCCGGCGCGGCCCTGAGCCCGGTCGCGGGCCGGCTGGCCGACCGCATCGGCCCGGCGCCGATCCTCGCCGTCACCGCGGTCCTGCATCCGCTCGCCCTCGTGGCCCTGGTCCTGACGAGCCGGGGCGGGGCCGGCGTCCTGCCCTGGATCTTCGTGATCGCGGCCGTCGCGGGCGCCACCTACCCGCCGCTCTCCGCGGCCATCCGGCGTGCCTGGACAGACATGACCGAACCCGGCAGCGGGCAGCATCACCTGCGCGGCGCCGCGATCGCCGCCGAGACCTCGCTGTTCGAGCTGGTCTTCGTGCTCGGCCCGATCCTGGTGGCGGCGTTCGTCGTGGTCACCAGCCCGGCGACGGCCCTGCTCGGCGCGGCCGTGGCGACCCTGATCGGCACGCTGTGGATCTCGCGGTTGCCGGTCATGCGTCGCCCGCACCGGTCCGTCGCCGACGACGCGGCCCGAGGCCTCGGCCCGCTGAAGGTGTCGGGCTTCCCGGCCCTGCTGATCTGCGTGATCGCGCTCGGCATCGCGTTCGGCGCGGCCGGCGTCATCGTCCCGGCGTACGCCGGCCAGCACGGTGGCGGCGACGGCCTGGGCGGCGTCCTGCTCGGCATCTGGGGTGTGGGCAGCGCGATCGGTGGCATCTGGTTCGGCACCCGGCGCCCCGCCATGGAGCTGCCGCGGCAGTTCGCGTGGCTGCTGGGCGCGGTTTCGCTCAGCTTCCTGGTGCTGGCCTTCATGCCGAGCCCGCTCTGGCTCGGCGTGGCTCTGGTGCTGGGCGGTGCGGTCATCGCCCCGGCCCTGACCGTCGAGACCAACCTCGTCGGCCGCCTGACCCCGCCGGCGATGTTGAACGAGGCGTACACCTGGGTCGTCACCGTCTCGGTGGCCGGCAGCGCCGCCGGTGGCGCCCTGGCCGGCGCGATCGTCGACCAGCCGGGCGGTCTGGGCTGGGCGTTCGCCTTCGCCGCGGCGGTCCTGATGGTGGCTGCCCTGGTCGCGGCCGTCCCGCACGGCTCGATCGCCCGCGCCGACCGCCTGGCCACGGCTCGCCTGACCGAGGCCCTGAGCCGCTGA